The Besnoitia besnoiti strain Bb-Ger1 chromosome IV, whole genome shotgun sequence genome contains a region encoding:
- a CDS encoding hypothetical protein (encoded by transcript BESB_055900): MERGTLDSVESFSSSPSSSFSSEPTGSPPLAPFLSAGLVEGEAAAEAGEQSSVAGQEAEAGDKENKVFVREEESDRPPKRWRGVLGSEELLTERDQKVLSSLEEKEPAILDEVTRYWLHAVGCAATDRTVARLVSVAVQLAAERVIDDAKLLYFCRRATEEKSKEAPTSRERLARPRGAPGASANAFANGKTPMDYRELDLESFCAAFRKNGDSLVGHNLDLFLDASPSPLPGALASSLSSSLPTSSSSASSLSIPPA, translated from the exons ATGGAGCGCGGGACGCTGGACAGCGTCGagtccttttcttcttctccctcctcgtccttctcctcagAGCCGACAGGTagccctccgctcgcgccgttCCTTTCCGCCGGGCTCGTTgagggcgaagccgcggctgaggccgGCGAGCAGAGTTCAGTGGCGGGACAAGAGGCTGAGGCGGGAGACAAAGAAAACAAAGTCTTCgtgcgcgaagaggagagcgaccgGCCGCCGAAGCGATGGCGCGGCGTTCTGGGCTCTGAGGAGCTCCTCACCGAGCGCGACCAGAAAGTGCTCAGCAGcctcgaggagaaggagccgGCGATTCTCGATGAAGTGACCCGCTACTGGCTGCATGCCGTCGGATGCGCCGCGACCGATCGAACTGT CGCCCGGTTGGTTTCCGTCGCGGTACAATTGGCGGCTGAGCGCGTGATTGACGACGCAAAACTTCTCTACttttgccgccgcgccacagAAGAAAAATCAAAGGAAGCGCCCACCAGCAGAgagcgactcgcgcggccgAGAGGTGCGCCCGGCGCGTCCGCTAATGCGTTCGCGAACGGCAAGACTCCGATGGAT TACCGGGAGCTCGACTTGGAGAGCTTCTGTGCGGCCTTTCGCAAGAACGGCGACAGCCTCGTGGGTCACAATCTCGATCTTTTTCTtgacgcgtcgccttctccgcttcccggggctctcgcgtcctctctttcttcctcgctgccgacttcctcttcgtctgcttcttctctctccatcCCTCCTGCTTAG